One stretch of Borrelia coriaceae DNA includes these proteins:
- a CDS encoding variable large family protein, with protein MKINIKNIKVRSICVTLFISLFLSCNNGIEELEKQRDFILSISNLRQSFLDIFTSFGDSLGGVLGFKSETKKSEIGDYFKTVKETVEGIKGKLNTIVTDMKNENNSNASGTEAAVAALNKKLDQIIQGAKTVSDAISSASDPIANVATGDASGIAGGEVDNLVKGIKSIVEVVLKEGKPDAGTENKADDLGARTGNGEGEAGKLFDDSSNAGSSPKKAAADAAKAVGAVTGADILKAISQGDNGDAAKLAKHNNSNGNAGNSKNDAVIAGGIALRAMAKGGKFANGSSADVSTSVRRVAVSAVTKALNALTIAIKKTIDEGLKTVKEAIKIEPNDTPLISDKDGSEAKS; from the coding sequence ATGAAAATAAATATTAAAAATATTAAAGTAAGAAGTATTTGTGTAACATTATTTATCTCTTTATTTCTTTCTTGTAATAATGGAATAGAAGAACTTGAAAAACAAAGGGATTTTATACTCTCTATATCTAATTTAAGACAAAGCTTTTTAGATATTTTTACTTCTTTTGGAGATTCACTTGGTGGTGTTTTAGGCTTTAAGTCTGAAACTAAAAAGTCTGAGATTGGAGATTATTTTAAAACAGTAAAAGAAACTGTAGAAGGAATTAAGGGTAAGCTTAATACAATTGTTACTGATATGAAAAATGAGAATAACTCTAATGCTTCTGGGACAGAAGCTGCTGTAGCAGCTTTAAATAAAAAACTTGATCAGATAATTCAAGGTGCTAAGACTGTTAGCGATGCTATTAGTTCTGCTAGTGATCCAATTGCTAATGTTGCTACTGGAGATGCTTCGGGTATTGCTGGTGGGGAAGTTGATAATTTAGTAAAAGGAATTAAATCAATTGTAGAAGTTGTACTTAAAGAAGGTAAACCTGATGCTGGTACCGAGAACAAAGCAGATGATCTTGGAGCAAGGACCGGAAATGGTGAGGGTGAAGCAGGGAAACTGTTTGATGATAGTTCTAATGCTGGTAGTTCTCCTAAGAAGGCAGCAGCTGATGCAGCAAAAGCTGTTGGAGCAGTAACTGGGGCTGATATCTTAAAAGCGATTTCTCAAGGTGATAATGGTGATGCTGCAAAGTTAGCTAAACACAATAATAGTAATGGTAATGCTGGTAATAGTAAGAATGATGCAGTTATAGCAGGAGGAATAGCATTAAGAGCTATGGCTAAGGGTGGTAAATTTGCTAATGGTAGTAGTGCTGATGTTTCTACTTCAGTGAGAAGAGTAGCAGTAAGTGCAGTAACTAAGGCATTAAATGCATTAACTATAGCAATAAAGAAAACAATTGATGAGGGACTTAAAACTGTTAAAGAAGCAATAAAAATTGAGCCTAATGATACTCCTTTAATTTCTGATAAGGATGGTTCTGAAGCTAAAAGTTAA
- a CDS encoding variable large family protein, translating into MKINIKNIRVKSICATLFISLLLSCNNSGENAEAENRLTEVLMDVGRSTENAFYSFMSLVSDTLGFRVTKDTTKKEDVGKYFSDLGKKLGETAAELEKVAKKSEVEGATDGPMALAIRSAVDTAKEVLGTLKGHLDSLGTVGDSKPVGDVETSAKKGVSTDDSALKNVYNALKGIVEIAKTQQVKDLISSNVTLKKTSIGVDAKDGAKILGTDQAPGTEVGSKAALIVSAVSGEEMLESIVVSKESDATTGVASNADDGTSALAFAKGGQRDRVGGGSGDAKAAAVAGGIALRSLVKAGTLASNGSDDEKAAQAVGVAAANKLLVAVKDIIKNTVKNVLGTAKQKIDDARKAKPDDNQSIK; encoded by the coding sequence ATGAAAATAAATATTAAAAATATTAGAGTTAAAAGCATTTGTGCAACGTTGTTTATCTCTTTATTACTTTCTTGTAATAATTCAGGGGAGAATGCAGAAGCTGAGAATAGGTTGACTGAAGTACTAATGGACGTAGGTAGAAGTACTGAGAATGCTTTTTATTCTTTTATGTCTCTCGTATCAGATACATTAGGTTTTAGGGTAACTAAAGATACAACTAAGAAAGAAGATGTAGGAAAATATTTTAGCGATCTAGGGAAGAAACTTGGAGAAACAGCAGCAGAATTAGAAAAAGTAGCAAAAAAGTCAGAAGTAGAAGGAGCTACAGATGGACCAATGGCCTTAGCAATTAGAAGTGCAGTTGATACAGCTAAGGAAGTGCTAGGTACATTAAAAGGACATTTAGATTCTTTAGGAACAGTAGGTGATTCTAAGCCAGTAGGTGATGTAGAAACTAGTGCTAAAAAGGGAGTATCAACAGATGATAGTGCATTAAAGAATGTATATAATGCATTAAAGGGAATAGTAGAGATAGCTAAGACACAGCAAGTTAAGGATTTGATTTCAAGTAATGTAACATTGAAAAAGACTTCAATAGGAGTTGATGCAAAAGATGGAGCTAAAATATTAGGTACAGATCAAGCTCCAGGAACAGAAGTTGGATCTAAAGCAGCATTAATAGTATCAGCAGTAAGTGGAGAAGAGATGCTGGAATCAATAGTTGTATCAAAAGAAAGTGATGCAACTACAGGAGTCGCAAGCAATGCAGATGACGGTACGAGTGCGTTGGCATTTGCAAAAGGAGGACAAAGGGATCGAGTAGGAGGTGGCTCAGGTGATGCAAAGGCAGCAGCAGTAGCAGGAGGGATAGCCTTACGTTCATTAGTTAAGGCAGGTACATTGGCTTCAAATGGTTCAGATGATGAAAAAGCAGCACAAGCGGTAGGAGTAGCTGCAGCAAATAAGTTGTTAGTAGCAGTAAAAGATAT